The Plasmodium reichenowi strain SY57 chromosome 2, whole genome shotgun sequence DNA segment tttccccataattttatatattaatccaaagaaaaaatgaatccataatattatatatatatatatatttttatttatttatttattcattaaattaattgatttttttttattatattttgttttatttatctaATATAGGTAGATATGGTACTTAtgattaaaaatataatgcacacagaataattttttttggttaCTATATTATTGTACACCTTAAAGAGAAAAAGCATAACCATTCcatttataaaaagtatcatttatgatatatatatatatatatattatatatattaggAATAAAATAGATTTACTTATTTAAACATgcaatttatataaattcttatattagaaatatatatatatatatatatatatatattaatatgaaatatatttatatattaattttattatatattatatataagaacTTTTAAAAGTTCGTAAATTAATGTAAACATTCgtatacataatatatctatGTTATCCTTAAATTTTTTgagttttttttttttttaatataagTTTTAAGAAAGATAAATGCTTcgtatttatatataaaatataatatagtacttaaaataaaaaatNNNNNNNNNNNNNNNNNNNNNNNNNNNNNNNNNNNNNNNNNNNNNNNNNNNNNNNNNNNNNNNNNNNNNNNNNNNNNNNNNNNNNNNNNNNNNNNNNNNNNNNNNNNNNNNNNNNNNNNNNNNNNNNNNNNNNNNNNNNNNNNNNNNNNNNNNNNNNNNNNNNNNNNNNNNNNNNNNNNNNNNNNNNNNNNNNNNNNNNNNNNNNNNNNNNNNNNNNNNNNNNNNNNNNNNNNNNNNNNNNNNNNNNNNNNNNNNNNNNNNNNNNNNNNNNNNNNNNNNNNNNNNNNNNNNNNNNNNNNNNNNNNNNNNNNNNNNNNNNNNNNNNNNNNNNNNNNNNNNNNNNNNNNNNNNNNNNNNNNNNNNNNNNNNNNNNNNNNNNNNNNNNNNNNNNNNNNNNNNNcttcttttataaattggtgattattattaatagaCTGAgttaagaaaaaaaaaaaataaaaaaaaaatgaaaagagggaaaatatatatgtgatatatatatttaaaaatggAAACTGACATGAAATTAgagaataaataaaaaagaagaaaaaaaaaaaaaaaaagtatatatataatatatatatatatatatatatatgtagtatatatatgtatatgtgtACTTTTAATGTTTTATTCTGCTCTTGTTATCttttcttaatatatatatatatattatatatctgTTTAAAAACATATGTATTCTCAATCTTTATATGTTAgaatttaattattatatttatataagtAATCACATgcatttaatataaatatatataatatatatatatacatatatatatatatatatatatatatatatatatatatacatgaatataaaatttgttatataaaattaattttatttttattaatttaaataataataagagaatgttaaagaaatatattatattaatatatatcgGTGTAATTCTAAATTTCATAactaaaaataataatgtagTGTCTGTTCCAGAGCCCTTTTTATCACAAAACAAAGATTCttttgaagaaaaaaaatatacgTATGGGGATAATTTACAATTGTGGGCATCAACTATTAATACCCCTCAAACACAATCAcaagaaaatgaagatataaataaagaaataaaaaatacaataataaaaacgAATAATTTTCCAAGTACCTTACATGAGAAATTTCCTCATAATATTCAATTAACcaataaagaaaataaagaagatgaacaaaataaacaaaacaaggataaaaaaaatatagtaAGTAATAAATTATTGGGAAACAATGAAcagaataattatattcCAAAATCAATACAAAAACCACAGAATTGTGTCAAAAATCAAAGCAATAAATTTCCACGTAGTTATCCAGaattttttgatatatattttggACCCATAGATGAACTTATGGATGAAACGGATTATAGTAGTGATGATTTAGAAGATCAACTATATTATGGTTATAGAGGAATAGAACATGATATTGACGAAACAGATTTTAATATAGAAAGTATATCAGGATATAGTGATTCTATgaataaaatgaaatatgaGAATACACAAATTGATAATAACAAAGGAAAAAAAACTACAAACACTATGGaaaagaacaaaaagaaTAGAGATAAGAAACGTTCTGAAAAAAGGAgaacaaaagaaaattataaatataagaagGAAAACcaaaatatagaaaatcATATACCTGaaagtaaatataaacaagAAAGAATTGAGATATTAGATGATAATGGAAAAGAATTGAAATCCcacaaaaatattaaagaagaaaagGGGGGAATAGAAAAAACTGATACTACTAATATAGcagaaataaaaataagaaaagaagaaagagaaacaaaagatgaaaaagaaaaaaaccTTCAACAGCTAGTAAAAGATGTACAATTAATAAAAGTTGAAGAAgtaataaatgataaaaaagTAGTAAAAGTTGGGGAAAAAACGAAAGACGACAAAAAAGAAGACAAAGAGGGAACAGATGATGAAAAAGCTACAGGTGATGAAGAAGCTACAGATGATCAAGAAAACAAAGTAGAATCAGAAGAAGACAAAGAAGAATCagaaaaaaacaaagaaGAAACAGAAGAAGACAAAGAAGAATCagaaaaaaacaaagaaGAAACTGAAGAAGACAAAGAAGAATCagaaaaaaacaaagaaGAAACTGAAGAAGACAAAGAAGAATCagaaaaaaacaaagaaGAAACTGAAGAAGACNNNNNNNNNNNNNNNNNNNNNNNNNNNNNNNNNNNNNNNNNNNNNNNNNNNNNNNNNNNNNNNNNNNNNNNNNNNNNNNNNNNNNNNNNNNNNNNNNNNNAATCATCACCcatatcatattataaaacaaCAGCAAAATCGTAATCCACATCATATGGCATTTGGACAACAACAATATTTCCCGCACTATAATCCATTAGAACAACGGAATCATCACCcatatcatattataaaacaaCAGCAAAATCATAATCCACATCATATGGCATTTGGACAACAACAATATTTCCCGCACTATAATCCATTAGAACAACAGAATCATCACCcatatcatattataaaacaaCAGCAAAATCATAATCCACATCATATTTTACAACTACAGAAAAAACATCATCCACAAGGTATACCAAAGAAACAaccatataataatattcctTATATCTTAAAAAAGGGGCTGGGACCCAAAACTCATAACCATGTAAGAGAAGATCAACGTAATATTAAACACGGTGTTGTAAAGGGACAAGAACCACACGTTGATGATATGCATAACAATACAAAAGAACATAtgaattttaaaaatacaacCGCTGTAAAACAACCAGCAAgtcatataaataataattcatcagaaaaacaaattcaacatgtatataataagtcTCCTGAAACACCTGCAAGacatacaaataatatttcattagaaaaacaaaatagtcataaatataatgttaATATACAAGATCGACATGATCctgtatattataaatatgaagatATGTTAAAAAGAGATAAAGCTTTGTTTACAATTATCAACAACATTTGTGAACTGGAATTTAATTCTACAAAAAACTATTTAATggaaataattaataacGACAAATTAAAACATAATTCTTTAAATGATACTGAAGtcatattaaaagaaataacTAAAACTGAAAATGAATTGttttctttaaaattaCCATTAGAAATTAAAGTATCAATGGCTCTTCGTATAACTGAACGTTTACGTGCCTTTATTTTTGATAAAGATTTAACAGcgtattatataaaaaaattaaaagatatatttaaattagAAACGGAGGCAgcaaaaaattattattattatgtaaaatatCAAAACACGTTTAGTGATAAAAAACTTTTGGTTAATAATTTAGATTCAATAAAATTATACTATGAATCacaaattaataaaaattttattagCATACCCAAAGATAAAATACCTGGAGCTATATATCGTATATCCAACTTAGTTAAtgatttaatttttttacttCCACAATCAAATGCAAACAAAGCATTATAATGAATGcaaaattatacaaaattatcaaaattatcaaaattatacaaaatattctaatgaacaaaattttgtgaaacaatattattattttcattttttatcCTAATCAAAgttttgttttgtttttttgtacatataatatttatgttaatgtacaaaaaaaaaaaaaaaaaaaaaaaaagtataactatattaagtatatatatatgtatataattttatgtcttttcttttttaatttcctttaatatatataatttattatatttattatatgtaataataagCATGTGAATTAtagtttatatatatattattacgTTACATCCctcatttttattttttatatccttGGAACTTTTATAGTTCAATAGTgcaatattatattttacatatatatatatttcatctataatataatttaattttaacATCTAGTTAAAGTATAGAtttcaaataaattaaattcaATATTTACATAGTCAAAATCACAATACATAATTTGATAATACACACCAATAATCTATTATTAATGATTAACCAATatcaaaaagaaaatatctttcttattataattaagTCTATAAGCCTAccttatataataataaataaatatatatatatatatatatatatatataNNNNNNNNNNNNNNNNNNNNNNNNNNNNNNNNNNNNNNNNNNNNNNNNNNNNNNNNNNNNNNNNNNNNNNNNNNNNNNNNNNNNNNNNNNNNNNNNNNNNtttatatatttgtttatttatttattatctttcATTTAGAATAAGGCACACATAAAGAACACTTTCCAATAAAATGTGAGCCTcttaaattaatttattttatagtactgtaatttattatattttgttcatattattctaAGTATGACGTAAATATTCTTGAATAGCTTTCTTTTGTTAAttctataatattttttttcatttatatacttataGTATTAGccaattttatatttaagcaaaggtataaaaaaaatgaaaaacacaaaaaaaaaaaaaaaaaaaaaaaatgtgttCTGAAGATACcatatatttaaacatacataataaatatatatatatatatatatataactatttatttttagaaAACACAATACTTGAATCtctacatttttttttataaaaacaaaaaaaaatacatttgcataaaattaaaaccatctaaaatgttatatttatatataatattatatattttattcatagAATCCtctttaaatatattaaatagatataaaataatactttaattataaatataataaaaaaaaaaaataaaaaagaagaagaacctgcgttttttatatattatataatataataattaatgCAGAAGTTATatgaaattttttataaatttttgaTACTCTTTTAAGTTAGttccttattattatatttatttataaatacacaaaaaattaaaagacCTCACAATgtataaaacatatttatactatatatttatattatatatttataaatatatatatatatatatttatggCTATATTACTATAATAAGTACCCTTTCACCTTCcatcttatttttatgtaacttcttgtatttaaaaagaacacttttaaaaaaaaatataaaatataaaaactttattaataaaaaaaaataatcgctgctatattatattatatataaatataatttctaTATGCTATGACAAAATAATGAGgtaaattttattttttctattatcTTGATATTATgttctttaattttaaagATGCATTTGGcacctttttttttttttttttttttttttttaatattattgtattaataatgcatccattatttaaatatataatattacataatatatatatatatatataatatgtatataatttgaCATGAGATAATAgtaaattttatattataatattattattttataaaaatatatttaataattattattatctatattatattattacatattatatataacattttattatttacaatTTAAATCATTGAATTTTTTTGGCTACTTTTTAAAGgcatttttttattatatttttaaaaaagcatgcaaaaaaataataatcaatgaccataaaaatatgtaaaaaataaaatatatatatatttcattttgaagaagaaaataaatattgttctactgaataaaaaatatatccatttttttctttcttctttttattttttttagttatatattatatataatatatctatatatgtatgtaatataaaatagaGGTACctgaaaaaaattttattacaaaaaggtattttatttataaatatctatattatttaaaaaaagaataatagTTAAAAACTAACCAaagtttatttttaaattatatcacctttttatataattcttatatattttttataccttttttttatgaataaacagaaaaaaaaaatatatttttataagaaaattattatgattatattaaaataataaatattaaaatcatataaaaaaataacaaaaaaaaaaaaataaataaataataattagttatattatttttacttaCATTACTTTATCCAcctattttattttgtgttgtttttacatttgtattaaaatatgatatacAACAAACtctataaaaaagaataaaaaaaagaagaaacagttatttttttctaaaacaaatataaaattatatatattatattatataatatattactaaacttttttaataataatttttgtttttgtttttgtttttgtttttatttttgtttttcagtttttaaaattttaaaaatttttattttattttatttttttaaaataatttttatttttattttttatttttttaaaattaaaaaaaaaaaattaatttttaaaatttttattttttttaaaatttaataaagaatttttctttaataatttttaatatatatataaaattttttatttatacctttttaataaaagatatatttacttgtttttgtaaaaataaataatctTTATTATTCTATCTTAGTTTTTATTGgatttttattaataccAATCTTATCATATCTCCCACCtttgatttatttatcaataatttatttaattttatattattcaaaatGAAACTCTCCAAAATCTTATATTTCTTCGCAGCCCTCTTAGCTCTCAACTTCATTACCCCAAGAGATTACAATAGCATGGTAGAAGCAAAGGCAGCCAAAAAATTAACACCAGcagaaataaaaaagagaaatcaaaatataatgatatacaGTTCTATAGCCTCGGCAGTTGCTTTACTTATTGGTGGTGCAGTAGGTTTAGGTATTcatttacataaaaataacaaagGAGACAACAAAAAAGGTACTTCAGGAACAAAAAAAACTGATACCAAACCAGTAAACCCATCAATATCTAGTACCATATACAGATCctaaataatataacagAACAAAACtaaatatacacatatatatattaaatggatatatataaagagagagagaaaaaaaaaaaaaaattaatttgtttaatatcaaatatatagCATAAGAACGTTTTattctatatttttgaaatatgtatttagtttctttttttctttttttttttttttttttttacatttatttatattgtcGACGCGTAGTATAACTTTGAGATATGAAAATGGAATAATTCCANNNNNNNNNNNNNNNNNNNNNNNNNNNNNNNNNNNNNNNNNNNNNNNNNNNNNNNNNNNNNNNNNNNNNNNNNNNNNNNNNNNNNNNNNNNNNNNNNNNNaaaaaataaagaaagaGAAACGATTTCTATAGAAATTATAGATATTAAAAAACATCtagaaaaacaaaagaaatataagaaaaaataaacatgtacataaataaatatatatatatatatatatatatatatatgattaacaaaaaaaaaaaaataataaatatatatttaattaattattcaaattatttataaaaatatttttattacaacattattattttattatttttaaattccATATTCAGATAATACAACAAATTTTGATTCagaataatttatatttttctttacatattttatactatcatattttaataaaaatatattactgTATTCATTCATTGATAAAACAATATGACCATTTTCAACTGTAACATGACAGTTAGCTAACATAATGGTATTGTCAAcctaaatatataaacaaagaaacatatatatatatatatatatatatatgtacatttatttttattttacatttcttttttataacttACTTGAGAATATTCTTTATacttcatatataatttcacATACACACACCCAGTTTCATCACCCATTAAAACGTATACAAAATTATCtacttaaaaaataaaaaaatatataatataaaatatataaatacatatatcatatcaaaaaatttaagttttaaacatataaacattttgtttacttttatttttctcttACCATTATAATCATTTGACTCGATTACCTTCAGaacaatattaaaaagCCTCATATAAGGTTTCATATCtttacattttaaaaatggTAAAGGAGGTAACCCTTTTAAAgcttttaaaaaatttatactATCGGATGCATATTCAAAaccttttatatatgtcaTAGGATGTTTAACggaatttatatttgttttttttttatcattttgtttatataaaatattattactttcAGTATTCATTTTACTTATATTAAAAGGATATTCAAAATTCATTGAACTTACACAATCTTCATCTTCTCctataattaaattattactattGTTTTCATcaaaagtatatatatcatcTACATGTTTTGTATActcattatttttaaatatatctttcGAAATATCACACATATACATTTcatcatttaaattattatcattatttaattccttcttctttttcattatatttttatgatgTATTTCGTTTTCCTTCTTTACACATACCTCAATAGATTTAATATCATTACTACTTATACTCTTTTCTAATACACCATAAATATCATgtaattcatatttattacttATAGAAAAGGAATCatgtacattttttatatcctcattattattgtttatataatcatttggaatattattatttaaatcaatattatcatcatttaatctttctttatcattttttatactaGAACGCCATATAACCAGTTCATTGTcttcaatattattatccatatatttttctgAATATTCTCCAATTAATTCTTTCACCATTTCCCCCTTTcctttattataaaatctTATATCACTATTTTCTTTAACATAATCAGTAAATTCATTATCTCTTTTTTCgtatttttcttttatatcttGTGCTATTTCTTCACTTTCATTAAAAGCTATTTTGTGTTCTTTCAATAAATTTTCAACATTATCACCACTATTTATGTTATAACAACTATTTATGTTATCAccatcatatatattatcaccaccacatatattatcaccaccatctatattatcatcaccacatatattatcaccatcatatatattatcatcaccacatatattatcaccatcatatatattatcatcaccACATATATTCTCAccatcatatatattatcatcactacatatattatcaacattatatttttcaatgagtaattcatttttaaaatcaTGTGTTAATATATGCACATCATcatatgaattatttttattattcaaatGATATTTACCAATATTAATTACCTCCCCTATTTCATCtaattctttttcattttcagAATCATCATTATCTCCTCTCTTCAAAAATATGTCTTCACATTCAAAGgtttcattattttcataaacAAAATCTTCTTCATTCATTTTTGATACTTTCTCGTCAATTTCAAAAGTTTCcttattttcaaaataaaaattgttCTTATCAATGTTGAGTATTTCAACATTGGaatcttcattttcttctttattttcatcagcaattaaaaaga contains these protein-coding regions:
- a CDS encoding hypothetical protein (conserved Plasmodium protein, unknown function~part of same gene as PRSY57_0201500B~gap found within coding sequence), which gives rise to MLKKYIILIYIGVILNFITKNNNVVSVPEPFLSQNKDSFEEKKYTYGDNLQLWASTINTPQTQSQENEDINKEIKNTIIKTNNFPSTLHEKFPHNIQLTNKENKEDEQNKQNKDKKNIVSNKLLGNNEQNNYIPKSIQKPQNCVKNQSNKFPRSYPEFFDIYFGPIDELMDETDYSSDDLEDQLYYGYRGIEHDIDETDFNIESISGYSDSMNKMKYENTQIDNNKGKKTTNTMEKNKKNRDKKRSEKRRTKENYKYKKENQNIENHIPESKYKQERIEILDDNGKELKSHKNIKEEKGGIEKTDTTNIAEIKIRKEERETKDEKEKNLQQLVKDVQLIKVEEVINDKKVVKVGEKTKDDKKEDKEGTDDEKATGDEEATDDQENKVESEEDKEESEKNKEETEEDKEESEKNKEETEEDKEESEKNKEETEEDKEESEKNKEETEED
- a CDS encoding hypothetical protein (conserved Plasmodium protein, unknown function~part of same gene as PRSY57_0201500A~gap found within coding sequence); the encoded protein is NHHPYHIIKQQQNRNPHHMAFGQQQYFPHYNPLEQRNHHPYHIIKQQQNHNPHHMAFGQQQYFPHYNPLEQQNHHPYHIIKQQQNHNPHHILQLQKKHHPQGIPKKQPYNNIPYILKKGLGPKTHNHVREDQRNIKHGVVKGQEPHVDDMHNNTKEHMNFKNTTAVKQPASHINNNSSEKQIQHVYNKSPETPARHTNNISLEKQNSHKYNVNIQDRHDPVYYKYEDMLKRDKALFTIINNICELEFNSTKNYLMEIINNDKLKHNSLNDTEVILKEITKTENELFSLKLPLEIKVSMALRITERLRAFIFDKDLTAYYIKKLKDIFKLETEAAKNYYYYVKYQNTFSDKKLLVNNLDSIKLYYESQINKNFISIPKDKIPGAIYRISNLVNDLIFLLPQSNANKAL
- a CDS encoding early transcribed membrane protein 2, which encodes MKLSKILYFFAALLALNFITPRDYNSMVEAKAAKKLTPAEIKKRNQNIMIYSSIASAVALLIGGAVGLGIHLHKNNKGDNKKGTSGTKKTDTKPVNPSISSTIYRS